A single genomic interval of Microbulbifer variabilis harbors:
- a CDS encoding LON peptidase substrate-binding domain-containing protein — protein MPPTITGIPWNIALKQLDWRLKASPEISVILLAVVSLVLQPTQRESILQQIPLFPLSVPLYPGVALPLRIFEQRYLHLVSESLKNESGFGVVLIRSGGEVGNASVWPLGVYVHIVDWSQGEEGLLHVQVVGRRRFRISHTERAEDGLLLGDVEWLPDNAPRPIPADCDGLMAVLEELKERAKDLSLKFDNVDSADALSWQLAQLLPLEDKARVDLLALEDPLARLANIAENLDRWSRE, from the coding sequence TTGCCACCGACAATTACCGGGATTCCGTGGAATATTGCACTCAAACAATTGGATTGGCGCTTAAAGGCCTCGCCAGAAATCTCGGTGATCCTGTTGGCAGTGGTATCTTTAGTACTTCAACCCACCCAACGAGAGAGCATTTTGCAACAGATCCCCCTTTTTCCCCTGAGCGTGCCCCTCTATCCAGGTGTTGCGCTACCTCTGCGTATCTTTGAACAGCGTTATCTGCATTTGGTTAGCGAATCTCTGAAAAATGAGAGCGGCTTTGGTGTTGTTTTGATTCGCTCTGGCGGCGAGGTGGGCAACGCCTCGGTTTGGCCCCTTGGGGTCTATGTGCATATTGTCGATTGGAGTCAGGGAGAGGAGGGCTTGCTGCATGTGCAGGTAGTAGGGCGGCGGCGCTTCCGCATCAGTCACACCGAGCGGGCTGAAGACGGCCTGTTGCTGGGGGATGTTGAGTGGTTGCCGGATAATGCCCCCCGGCCGATACCTGCAGATTGCGATGGCCTAATGGCAGTGCTGGAAGAGTTAAAGGAGCGTGCCAAGGATCTTTCACTCAAGTTCGATAATGTCGACTCCGCCGATGCCCTGTCCTGGCAACTGGCCCAGTTGTTACCCCTTGAGGATAAAGCGAGAGTGGATTTGCTGGCCCTGGAAGACCCCTTGGCCCGTCTCGCCAATATTGCTGAGAACCTGGATCGTTGGAGCAGGGAGTAA
- a CDS encoding glutamate-5-semialdehyde dehydrogenase: MTTTASTDQQSTRDKLEQMGRAAREASRTMARADTEVKNRALAAIAAELEANRIELAKANAADMQAGRERGLDAALLDRLELNDERIDGMIEGLIQVADLPDPVGEIEDLCYRPSGIQVGKMRVPLGVVGIIYESRPNVTIDAASLCLKSGNATILRGGSEALQSNRAIAACISAGLREAGLPQTAVQVVDTSDRAAVGALITMPDYVDVIVPRGGTGLIERVSREASVPVIKHLHGVCHVYIDDLADEQKAFEIALNAKTHRYGVCNAMETLLVAEAIAGKILPRLAEAYTLKGVELRGCERSREIWPQINVASDSDWSEEYLAPILAIRVVADMDGAMDHIARYGSGHTEAIVTQDYSRSRRFLAEVDASSVIINASTRFADGFEYGLGAEIGISTDKIHARGPVGLEGLTSQKWIVLGDGHIRR, from the coding sequence GTGACCACGACAGCCAGCACTGATCAGCAATCTACCCGCGACAAACTCGAACAGATGGGGCGAGCCGCTAGAGAAGCTTCTCGCACAATGGCGCGCGCAGATACTGAGGTCAAGAACCGTGCCCTTGCAGCAATTGCTGCCGAGTTGGAAGCCAATCGGATCGAACTGGCCAAGGCCAATGCGGCTGATATGCAGGCCGGACGCGAGCGCGGTCTGGATGCGGCACTGCTCGACCGATTGGAACTCAATGATGAGCGCATCGACGGTATGATCGAAGGGCTGATACAGGTGGCCGACCTACCGGACCCGGTGGGGGAAATTGAGGATTTGTGCTATCGCCCCAGCGGAATTCAGGTGGGCAAGATGCGTGTGCCCCTGGGAGTAGTGGGCATTATTTACGAGTCTCGCCCCAATGTGACTATCGATGCGGCCAGTCTCTGCCTGAAATCCGGTAATGCGACTATTTTACGTGGCGGTAGTGAGGCGTTGCAGTCCAACCGGGCTATCGCCGCCTGCATCAGTGCAGGGCTGCGCGAGGCCGGCTTGCCGCAAACGGCAGTACAGGTAGTGGATACTAGCGACCGCGCTGCAGTGGGCGCCCTGATCACCATGCCCGATTATGTGGATGTCATAGTGCCACGTGGTGGCACCGGCTTGATCGAAAGAGTCAGTCGCGAGGCCAGTGTGCCGGTGATCAAACACCTGCACGGCGTTTGTCACGTCTATATCGATGACCTGGCTGACGAGCAGAAGGCCTTTGAGATCGCCTTGAATGCCAAGACCCACCGCTATGGCGTTTGTAACGCTATGGAAACGCTGTTGGTGGCCGAGGCAATTGCCGGGAAGATTCTGCCGCGCTTGGCTGAGGCCTATACGCTGAAAGGCGTAGAATTGCGCGGGTGTGAACGCAGCAGAGAGATATGGCCACAGATTAATGTGGCCAGTGACAGCGACTGGAGTGAGGAGTACCTTGCGCCCATTCTCGCTATCCGCGTCGTGGCGGATATGGATGGCGCAATGGATCATATTGCCCGCTATGGCTCAGGCCACACCGAGGCCATTGTGACTCAGGATTACAGTCGCAGTCGTCGCTTTCTTGCCGAGGTGGATGCCAGCTCGGTGATTATTAATGCCTCCACGCGCTTTGCCGACGGGTTTG